In a single window of the Acetivibrio clariflavus DSM 19732 genome:
- a CDS encoding RDD family protein codes for MSYSKISRRFFAYLFDTIIVSGFVCTLLLILKFLNIFDTKTLVENISKGDFSFFINYYILCFLIYLVYEVVFLTSNISSTPGKIILDMEIVSYKPSFLKGFIRSTVKVIESLSGLVIISGLVAVFTENKQSIHDLLAKTFVVDFDRRSQHIPSSMDSAEFHEEMKRRGIKTYSEQKALAQEMFGNRKKSSISFILSSPLLWAIVLVLSIIIIIIYSNVIIYQIRNFYTIVNL; via the coding sequence ATGAGTTATTCAAAAATTTCAAGAAGATTCTTTGCTTATTTATTTGACACTATTATTGTTAGCGGTTTTGTTTGTACCCTATTGTTAATTTTAAAATTTTTAAATATTTTTGACACTAAAACTCTTGTTGAAAATATCTCAAAAGGTGATTTCTCTTTTTTTATCAATTATTATATATTATGTTTTTTAATCTATTTAGTCTATGAAGTTGTCTTCTTAACTTCCAATATATCGTCGACTCCCGGTAAAATTATTTTGGATATGGAAATCGTTAGCTATAAACCAAGTTTTTTAAAAGGTTTTATAAGATCAACAGTAAAAGTGATTGAATCGTTATCAGGTCTCGTTATTATATCTGGTTTAGTAGCAGTTTTTACTGAAAATAAGCAATCTATTCACGATTTGCTTGCAAAGACGTTTGTAGTTGACTTCGACAGAAGAAGTCAGCATATTCCAAGTAGTATGGACAGCGCAGAGTTTCACGAAGAAATGAAAAGAAGAGGCATAAAGACCTATAGCGAGCAAAAAGCTTTAGCTCAAGAAATGTTTGGAAATCGTAAAAAATCCAGTATCAGCTTTATACTCAGCTCCCCATTACTCTGGGCCATAGTTCTAGTTCTATCGATAATTATTATTATAATATATTCAAATGTGATTATATACCAAATTAGAAATTTTTACACTATAGTTAATTTGTAA
- a CDS encoding RDD family protein yields MNISKLFRRFWAYCFDFLIVLSIYWIILFLIKALCGYNGITSSLEELHRILSAEILTNVLKGQAFNIIILYLIYGLVYLIYETSFLSSKLSATPGKLILGLEVVCYNKSNFQKIIIRSLLKITAILIPPFTILLFILSAFSKTKQSLYDKLSNTCVVTKDNSKKYGTNPEMTLEEFFEEMKSRGLRMYSEQRALSQEIYGRPTPLAKPYYKPAPNHLLFGVFILLISIVVSISFAYYFFPDIQKLYVFF; encoded by the coding sequence ATGAATATCAGTAAATTGTTCAGGAGATTTTGGGCATACTGTTTTGATTTCTTAATAGTTCTCAGTATTTACTGGATAATTTTGTTCCTTATAAAAGCACTATGCGGTTATAATGGTATTACATCATCGTTAGAGGAATTACACAGAATATTATCTGCAGAAATTTTAACAAACGTTTTAAAGGGACAAGCATTTAATATAATTATATTATATTTAATCTATGGCTTGGTATATTTAATTTATGAAACTTCTTTTTTAAGCTCAAAATTATCTGCTACGCCGGGCAAATTAATATTAGGCTTAGAAGTTGTTTGTTACAACAAATCCAACTTTCAAAAAATCATAATAAGGTCTTTACTTAAAATCACAGCAATTTTAATTCCTCCCTTTACTATACTTCTATTTATACTTTCTGCATTCAGCAAAACAAAGCAGTCACTGTATGACAAATTATCCAATACTTGTGTAGTTACTAAAGATAATAGCAAAAAATACGGAACCAATCCGGAAATGACCCTTGAAGAATTTTTTGAAGAAATGAAAAGCAGAGGGTTAAGAATGTACAGCGAGCAAAGGGCTTTGTCGCAAGAAATCTACGGTAGACCTACACCATTAGCTAAACCTTATTACAAACCAGCGCCTAACCATTTATTGTTTGGAGTATTTATATTGCTTATTTCAATAGTTGTAAGTATAAGCTTTGCTTATTACTTCTTTCCCGATATACAAAAATTATATGTATTTTTTTAG
- a CDS encoding PdaC/SigV domain-containing protein, translated as MKKLVVALLMLALVFSGCSNNESKLNNDYVIKEVIEDNTKEGFESVIKYPKVSNMYDSEIEAKINDAIMERIEKYKEVAFGLGEAVDEKSEDQLKIEQVLNVSYEVTFRSKYVLSIKLILENYIINFEEPDEIIDSLNFDLRTGSKINLQDVIKNTSKLNSLFLTKVQESGVKLQQEIKSIEASSGFYIKESGLVLFVQTVPYTTPDVGPLEFEIPYEDIKNIIKNKKFFEKEPASVSMNEYNNIINERIKLQSID; from the coding sequence ATGAAAAAACTAGTAGTTGCTCTATTAATGCTGGCTTTAGTATTTAGTGGCTGCTCGAATAATGAATCAAAACTAAACAATGACTATGTTATTAAAGAAGTGATTGAGGACAATACTAAAGAAGGATTTGAATCGGTTATCAAATATCCGAAAGTATCTAACATGTATGACTCAGAAATTGAAGCTAAAATAAACGATGCAATTATGGAGAGAATTGAAAAATATAAAGAAGTAGCATTTGGTTTAGGAGAAGCTGTAGATGAAAAATCCGAAGATCAACTTAAAATAGAGCAAGTCTTAAATGTTTCGTATGAAGTTACTTTTAGATCAAAATATGTACTTAGCATTAAACTAATTCTAGAAAATTATATTATAAATTTTGAAGAACCCGACGAGATTATTGATTCCCTTAATTTTGATTTAAGAACCGGATCAAAAATTAATTTGCAGGATGTAATTAAAAATACCAGCAAGCTTAATTCATTATTTTTAACAAAGGTTCAGGAATCAGGGGTAAAGCTTCAGCAAGAAATTAAGTCTATAGAAGCTTCAAGTGGATTTTATATTAAGGAATCGGGATTGGTTTTATTTGTTCAAACTGTTCCATATACAACTCCGGATGTAGGTCCGCTAGAGTTTGAAATACCTTATGAAGATATAAAAAATATTATTAAAAATAAAAAATTTTTTGAAAAAGAACCTGCAAGTGTATCGATGAATGAATATAATAATATCATAAATGAAAGGATAAAATTACAATCGATAGATTAA
- a CDS encoding LacI family DNA-binding transcriptional regulator: MAKKVTMEDIAKKVGMSKNTVSLALRNMPGINAQTRKLIFETAKQLGYEYKKNSSQNSSSDTSYKNICLIFSKDTHKSEGFFSYIQYGVESEAKKNNLNIIIYCYDENKEEFETPLSIKEGLISGIITLGRISKKTLTSILKFNLPLVIIDHYFDDLICNYVLTDNISGAYLATEYLIKLGHKDIGFSGDISAASSFYDRFQGYVKALDQYSIPYNKSFCITDKCLYEYKKDSIQRVIDEIKKIPKLPTAFFCCNDIEAITLINALKSINLSVPDDISVIGFDNIELSKNITPELTTMHISKEAMGERAVKLLLERMANPNSLCEKILLPTMFVERNSAKKIN; this comes from the coding sequence ATGGCAAAAAAAGTAACTATGGAAGACATTGCAAAAAAGGTGGGCATGTCAAAGAATACTGTATCTCTAGCATTACGTAATATGCCCGGAATTAACGCCCAGACACGGAAACTTATTTTCGAAACTGCAAAACAGTTAGGATACGAATATAAAAAGAATTCTTCCCAAAATTCTTCCTCAGATACTTCCTACAAAAACATTTGTTTAATCTTCTCTAAAGACACTCATAAATCTGAAGGTTTCTTTTCATATATACAGTATGGCGTTGAATCTGAAGCAAAAAAAAATAATTTGAACATCATTATATATTGCTATGATGAGAACAAGGAAGAGTTTGAAACACCGCTCAGTATTAAAGAAGGGCTTATTTCAGGTATTATTACCCTTGGCAGAATATCCAAAAAAACACTGACTTCCATTCTAAAATTTAATCTTCCTCTTGTAATAATAGATCACTATTTTGATGATTTAATTTGTAATTACGTATTAACAGATAACATATCCGGAGCATATTTGGCAACTGAATACCTTATTAAGCTAGGCCATAAAGATATAGGTTTTTCAGGAGATATTTCTGCTGCCAGCAGTTTTTATGACAGATTTCAAGGATATGTCAAAGCCTTGGACCAGTATTCAATTCCCTATAATAAATCTTTTTGCATAACTGACAAATGCCTGTATGAATATAAAAAAGACAGTATACAAAGAGTAATCGACGAGATTAAAAAAATCCCAAAATTACCTACTGCTTTCTTTTGTTGCAATGATATCGAAGCAATAACCTTAATAAATGCCCTTAAATCTATCAATCTATCCGTTCCAGACGATATTTCCGTTATAGGCTTTGATAACATTGAGCTTTCAAAAAATATTACTCCCGAACTGACCACTATGCATATCTCAAAAGAAGCCATGGGAGAACGAGCTGTAAAACTTTTATTGGAAAGAATGGCTAACCCGAACTCTTTATGCGAAAAAATACTTTTACCCACAATGTTTGTTGAAAGAAACTCTGCAAAGAAAATAAATTAG
- the rlmH gene encoding 23S rRNA (pseudouridine(1915)-N(3))-methyltransferase RlmH, which translates to MKITIVAVGKLKGKYLKEGISEYSKRLSRFCELQIIEVEDEQAPENLSVSQEEQVKRREAERIIKRVKEGSVLIVLDLKGKKLSSEEFSDKLNSFFISGKSHITFVIGGSLGLDEELVRKADFSLSLSDMTFPHQLARLILVEQIFRAFKILNNETYHK; encoded by the coding sequence ATGAAAATAACTATAGTTGCAGTGGGTAAACTCAAGGGAAAGTATCTGAAGGAAGGAATAAGTGAATACAGTAAACGCCTTTCGAGGTTTTGTGAGCTACAAATTATAGAGGTGGAAGATGAGCAAGCCCCGGAAAATCTAAGCGTGTCCCAGGAGGAACAGGTAAAGAGAAGAGAAGCTGAACGTATTATAAAAAGAGTAAAGGAAGGATCTGTTTTAATTGTTTTAGATCTAAAAGGGAAAAAACTTAGTTCCGAAGAATTTTCCGATAAGCTGAATTCTTTTTTTATTTCAGGTAAATCACACATTACGTTTGTTATAGGAGGTTCTTTGGGCTTGGATGAAGAACTTGTCCGGAAAGCCGATTTTAGTCTTTCCTTATCCGATATGACCTTTCCACACCAACTGGCAAGGCTCATTTTAGTAGAGCAGATTTTTAGGGCTTTTAAAATATTGAACAACGAAACGTATCATAAGTGA
- a CDS encoding MBL fold metallo-hydrolase → MIKFCSLYSGSSGNSLFISDGRTKMLIDSGISGKRIIEALVAIGENPSELSAILVTHEHSDHIKGVGILSRKFDIPIYANENTWNAMEQAIGPVNIKNKMCFCNCEEFKIGNICIKAFPIPHDAVDPVGFNFFLGSKKITTATDIGHITKELISHLMGSDLLFIESNHDVEMLKVGPYPWPLKKRILGERGHLSNEMAGKVVAHLAKKGTKKFLLGHLSRENNFPELAYRTVCNVLDENDICAGRDVMLSVALRDQVGEVVEV, encoded by the coding sequence ATGATAAAATTTTGCAGTTTATACAGCGGAAGCAGTGGAAATTCTCTGTTTATATCGGATGGCAGGACAAAAATGCTGATTGATTCCGGTATAAGTGGAAAAAGGATAATAGAAGCGCTTGTTGCCATTGGGGAAAATCCTTCGGAACTAAGCGCTATTTTAGTTACCCATGAACATAGTGACCATATAAAAGGAGTGGGCATACTATCCAGAAAATTTGATATTCCCATTTATGCCAATGAAAACACCTGGAATGCCATGGAACAGGCCATTGGCCCTGTAAATATAAAAAATAAGATGTGTTTTTGCAATTGTGAAGAGTTTAAGATAGGCAATATTTGTATTAAAGCTTTCCCGATTCCCCATGATGCTGTTGATCCGGTGGGCTTCAACTTCTTTTTGGGAAGTAAGAAAATAACGACAGCTACAGATATAGGCCATATTACAAAAGAACTTATAAGTCATCTTATGGGCAGTGATCTTTTATTTATTGAATCTAATCATGATGTGGAAATGCTGAAAGTAGGTCCATATCCATGGCCGTTAAAAAAGAGAATATTGGGGGAGAGAGGGCATTTGTCAAATGAAATGGCTGGGAAGGTTGTAGCCCATTTAGCCAAGAAAGGTACCAAAAAGTTTTTACTGGGGCATTTAAGTAGAGAAAATAATTTTCCCGAGCTTGCATACCGGACTGTTTGTAATGTACTTGACGAAAATGATATTTGTGCAGGCAGGGATGTAATGTTAAGCGTAGCTTTACGTGACCAAGTGGGAGAAGTAGTAGAGGTTTAG
- a CDS encoding UDP-N-acetylglucosamine 1-carboxyvinyltransferase, with the protein MEKFVIRGGRPLKGEVGISGAKNSIVAILPAALLVDGPCKIENIPEINDVRILIDILKELGCEIEVESEDSIAINSQYVRSYTATYEMVKSLRASYYLLGSLLGRFKKAEVAFPGGCDFGYRPVDQHIKGFEKLGAKVEIDRGVIKIEAEKLVGSQIYMDVVSVGATINIMLAAVKAEGTTVIENAAKEPHVVDVANFLNAMGANIKGAGTDVIKIKGVSNLTGGATHCVIPDQIEAGTFMIAAAATKGDVIVRNVIPKHMESLSAKLIEMGAEVEQGGDWIRVKGPENILKANIKTLPYPGFPTDLHPPVSVMLCLANGTSTITEGIWDSRFQYVDELKRMGAQIKVEGRMAVFEGIPKLSGAPVRATDLRAGAAMIIAGLVAEGETEVYNIKYIDRGYEAIEKKLRGLGADIARVEE; encoded by the coding sequence TTGGAAAAGTTTGTTATACGAGGTGGTAGGCCACTTAAGGGCGAAGTGGGTATTAGTGGAGCTAAGAATTCGATAGTGGCTATTTTGCCTGCTGCTTTGTTGGTTGATGGACCATGCAAGATAGAAAATATTCCTGAGATAAACGATGTCAGGATTTTAATAGATATTTTAAAAGAATTGGGATGTGAAATTGAAGTTGAAAGTGAAGACAGTATTGCAATTAATTCTCAGTATGTAAGATCATATACTGCTACCTATGAAATGGTGAAGAGCCTAAGGGCTTCTTACTATTTACTGGGATCTTTGCTTGGAAGGTTTAAAAAAGCGGAAGTAGCTTTTCCTGGCGGATGCGACTTCGGGTATAGACCTGTAGACCAGCATATTAAAGGTTTTGAAAAATTAGGGGCAAAAGTTGAGATAGATCGTGGTGTAATAAAGATTGAAGCAGAAAAACTTGTAGGCAGTCAGATTTATATGGATGTTGTAAGTGTTGGGGCTACCATTAACATTATGCTTGCAGCTGTAAAGGCAGAAGGTACTACAGTGATTGAAAATGCTGCAAAAGAACCGCATGTTGTAGATGTGGCTAATTTTCTTAATGCTATGGGAGCTAATATTAAAGGTGCGGGTACGGATGTTATTAAGATTAAGGGGGTATCCAACCTTACCGGGGGAGCTACCCATTGTGTAATTCCCGATCAGATAGAGGCTGGCACTTTTATGATTGCTGCGGCTGCAACAAAGGGTGATGTTATTGTAAGAAATGTTATTCCTAAGCATATGGAGTCCCTTAGTGCCAAGTTGATTGAAATGGGAGCAGAAGTTGAACAGGGCGGGGATTGGATCCGAGTTAAAGGTCCTGAAAATATATTGAAAGCCAATATAAAAACTCTTCCTTATCCCGGATTTCCTACTGATTTGCATCCTCCCGTGTCGGTTATGCTTTGTCTGGCAAACGGTACAAGTACAATAACTGAGGGAATATGGGATTCTAGGTTTCAGTATGTTGATGAATTGAAAAGAATGGGAGCTCAAATCAAAGTAGAAGGAAGAATGGCAGTATTTGAAGGTATTCCAAAGCTTTCCGGTGCACCGGTAAGGGCTACTGATTTGAGGGCTGGTGCAGCAATGATTATTGCCGGTCTGGTTGCAGAAGGTGAGACTGAAGTATATAATATAAAGTACATAGATAGAGGATATGAAGCAATAGAAAAGAAGCTTAGAGGTCTTGGTGCCGATATTGCTAGAGTTGAAGAATAG
- the yycI gene encoding two-component system regulatory protein YycI, with protein MDWAKAKNILIFMFILLNLLLFVTIITLFKSDNISREMVDDTYKILENRGVVVKCDIPLYNKEIGTLISTNIDLDKNLIIKVFFGDSKYEEETSDGVVKAFSGNKMLIIEKVNTFVYNNIEPEEGNYLTDLKKVQNYLADLFKTMKVPFEKFYFDKMEDMEDGQKKYIFRQKKGEFWLYSNYVEVTVSEKGITYLKYNNRKPKEITGGKKIMPAYQVLIKNLTEDRGTVIDKIDLGFGEQFVGNDTKVLDDIPVWRITAKNSEKIMERYFKVYNGEEVKLNDK; from the coding sequence ATGGATTGGGCAAAGGCAAAAAATATACTTATTTTTATGTTTATTTTGTTGAATCTTTTACTTTTTGTTACCATAATTACTCTGTTCAAATCTGATAATATTTCCCGTGAAATGGTTGATGACACATATAAGATCTTAGAAAACCGAGGGGTTGTTGTAAAATGTGATATTCCTTTGTATAATAAGGAAATAGGTACATTAATCAGTACTAATATTGATTTGGATAAAAACTTAATTATAAAAGTTTTTTTTGGAGATTCAAAGTATGAAGAGGAAACTTCTGATGGTGTAGTAAAAGCTTTTAGTGGAAACAAGATGTTGATAATTGAAAAAGTAAACACATTTGTTTACAATAATATTGAACCGGAAGAAGGCAATTATTTAACGGATTTAAAAAAAGTCCAAAACTATCTTGCGGACTTGTTTAAAACAATGAAGGTACCCTTTGAAAAGTTTTATTTTGATAAAATGGAAGATATGGAAGATGGTCAAAAAAAGTATATTTTCAGACAAAAAAAAGGAGAGTTTTGGTTATACAGCAACTATGTAGAGGTTACTGTATCAGAAAAAGGGATTACCTACCTAAAATATAACAATAGAAAACCGAAAGAAATTACCGGCGGGAAAAAAATAATGCCAGCTTATCAGGTTCTTATAAAAAATCTGACGGAAGACAGAGGTACAGTTATTGATAAAATTGATCTGGGATTTGGAGAGCAATTTGTAGGAAATGATACGAAAGTACTTGATGATATCCCTGTATGGAGAATAACTGCTAAAAATTCAGAAAAAATTATGGAAAGGTACTTTAAAGTATATAACGGTGAGGAAGTAAAATTAAACGATAAATAA
- a CDS encoding ATP-binding protein — protein sequence MLIRKLKLLRSLQWRLVVIFVLVSVALMITVSISLNYSMESVYYKDFKNRIDKGFESWGIGENPSGNEIITDLKDNYNAISLFMVRDYVTYTVIDKNNNNILYSSDNLFEEDSDKFIEEILNSKNFLSALAGKDGNQGRAIHSNERVFFDYARTKGEYILYFRFYKDEWGVVINSFNNIIRNAFIIAVILSLVFGYLLSKTITVPIVNLMHKAKNIAEGDFSQVAEVKSEDEIGKLTRAFNYMAKELKKTLNEISKEKNKIETILNYMTDGVIAFNIDGEVVHANPASKLMLGVDEFNMNFNEFSNKYNLGVTIEEMLYLEIFNTKEAILNFNDKYIQIYFALSTNGQKKAEGIIAVLHDITEQQKLDNMRREFVANVSHELRTPLTSIKSYSETLLDGALEDSETAYRFLNVINSEADRMTRLVKDLLQLSKLENEQMQWNMQVFDFYSLVRTSIIKVELSAKEKGQILECFSIGEKPQVLADKDRIEQVLLNVLTNAIKYTPEGGKITVYVGRMYSDAYVKVADSGIGIPEEDIKRVFERFYRVDKARSREMGGTGLGLSIAKEIIEAHNGSISISSQLGKGTEVTVRLPVYNGEQASEEDVIES from the coding sequence ATGTTAATTAGAAAGCTAAAATTATTAAGAAGTTTGCAGTGGAGACTGGTTGTTATTTTTGTACTGGTATCGGTTGCATTGATGATTACAGTAAGTATTTCATTGAATTATTCTATGGAATCCGTATATTATAAAGACTTCAAAAATAGGATCGATAAAGGCTTTGAAAGTTGGGGGATTGGGGAAAACCCTTCGGGAAATGAGATAATTACGGATTTAAAAGACAACTATAATGCTATCAGTCTTTTTATGGTAAGAGACTATGTGACTTATACAGTTATTGACAAGAATAACAATAATATTTTGTATTCAAGTGACAACTTATTTGAGGAAGATAGTGATAAGTTTATTGAAGAAATATTAAATTCAAAAAACTTTTTGTCTGCCCTTGCCGGAAAAGACGGAAATCAAGGGAGAGCAATTCATAGCAATGAAAGGGTTTTTTTTGACTATGCCCGTACAAAAGGGGAGTATATATTATATTTCAGATTTTACAAAGACGAATGGGGAGTTGTAATAAATAGTTTTAACAATATTATAAGAAATGCGTTTATTATTGCAGTTATTCTGTCTCTCGTTTTTGGATACCTGCTATCTAAGACCATAACCGTACCGATAGTAAATTTAATGCATAAGGCAAAAAATATAGCTGAAGGTGATTTTTCACAAGTTGCTGAAGTGAAATCAGAAGATGAGATAGGTAAGCTTACCAGAGCTTTTAACTATATGGCGAAAGAACTTAAAAAGACATTAAATGAAATTTCAAAAGAGAAGAATAAAATTGAAACTATTCTGAACTATATGACCGATGGTGTAATTGCTTTTAACATAGATGGGGAAGTGGTTCATGCTAATCCGGCGTCAAAACTTATGCTTGGCGTGGATGAATTTAATATGAACTTTAATGAATTTTCAAACAAATATAATTTAGGCGTTACAATAGAAGAGATGCTTTATCTTGAAATTTTCAATACTAAAGAGGCTATTCTAAATTTTAATGATAAATATATTCAAATTTATTTTGCTTTGTCGACTAACGGTCAGAAGAAAGCAGAAGGTATTATTGCAGTTTTGCATGATATTACTGAGCAGCAAAAATTAGATAATATGAGAAGAGAGTTTGTAGCTAATGTATCTCACGAGCTTAGAACACCGTTAACATCAATCAAGAGTTATTCTGAGACTTTATTGGACGGAGCTTTGGAAGACTCTGAGACAGCATATAGATTTCTCAATGTTATAAATTCAGAAGCAGACAGAATGACAAGATTGGTTAAAGATCTATTGCAGCTTTCCAAATTGGAAAATGAGCAAATGCAGTGGAATATGCAGGTTTTTGACTTTTATAGCCTTGTCAGAACTTCAATAATAAAGGTAGAGCTGTCTGCGAAAGAAAAGGGACAAATTTTAGAATGCTTTTCGATAGGAGAAAAACCGCAAGTTTTAGCGGATAAAGATAGGATTGAGCAAGTTTTGCTTAATGTGCTCACCAATGCTATCAAATATACTCCGGAAGGAGGAAAGATTACTGTATATGTTGGCAGGATGTATAGCGATGCTTATGTAAAAGTAGCAGACTCTGGTATTGGAATTCCTGAAGAAGATATTAAAAGGGTATTTGAGCGATTTTATAGAGTAGACAAAGCCCGTTCGCGAGAAATGGGAGGGACTGGGCTTGGTCTTTCTATTGCTAAGGAAATAATAGAAGCTCATAACGGAAGTATTTCTATTTCAAGTCAACTGGGAAAGGGAACTGAGGTTACGGTTAGATTGCCTGTATATAATGGTGAGCAAGCTTCAGAGGAAGATGTAATTGAATCTTAA
- the yycF gene encoding response regulator YycF, producing the protein MKAKILIVDDEKNIVDILKFNLVKEGFQTVEAYDGEQAIECALKEKPDLILLDIMLPKMDGFTVCSKLRQSISTPIIMITAKEEEVDKVLGLELGADDYITKPFSPRELMARVKANLRRVSIESAATKECSTLKCGDLEIDVERYEVRRNNQVIELTLREFELLKFLALQQGQVFSRENLLEKVWGYEYYGDVRTVDVTVRRLREKVESDPSNPNYIMTKRGVGYYFNRL; encoded by the coding sequence GTGAAAGCCAAAATACTGATCGTTGATGACGAAAAGAATATAGTTGATATTTTAAAATTTAATTTAGTTAAAGAAGGATTTCAAACTGTTGAAGCTTATGATGGTGAGCAAGCAATAGAATGTGCTTTAAAAGAAAAACCTGACCTTATTCTTTTAGACATAATGCTTCCTAAAATGGATGGCTTTACTGTATGTAGTAAACTGAGACAATCTATATCCACTCCTATTATTATGATAACAGCTAAAGAGGAAGAGGTTGACAAAGTATTAGGACTTGAATTGGGAGCAGATGATTATATTACAAAGCCTTTTAGTCCTAGAGAATTAATGGCTAGAGTTAAAGCGAATCTTAGGAGGGTTTCCATTGAAAGTGCTGCAACTAAAGAATGTAGTACTTTAAAGTGTGGAGATTTAGAGATTGATGTAGAACGTTATGAAGTAAGAAGAAATAATCAAGTTATAGAGCTTACTTTAAGAGAGTTTGAACTGCTTAAATTTTTAGCCCTTCAACAGGGACAAGTATTTTCCAGGGAAAATTTACTGGAAAAAGTTTGGGGCTATGAGTATTATGGTGATGTACGAACTGTAGATGTTACGGTTAGAAGGCTTAGGGAAAAGGTAGAATCAGATCCTAGTAATCCTAATTATATTATGACAAAAAGAGGAGTAGGATATTATTTTAATAGACTTTGA
- a CDS encoding Spo0E family sporulation regulatory protein-aspartic acid phosphatase, whose product MSNESMYFLITGMHLRLNKLIESKGFDLLDEEVQHYSRRLDKVLDRYNKLYQRDKQLKLNTCCIETPLKCVY is encoded by the coding sequence ATGTCAAACGAGTCAATGTATTTTCTCATAACAGGAATGCACCTCAGGTTAAACAAACTAATTGAAAGCAAAGGTTTTGATCTTCTTGATGAGGAAGTTCAGCACTACAGCAGAAGATTAGACAAAGTTTTGGATCGTTATAATAAACTTTATCAAAGGGACAAGCAATTAAAGTTAAACACATGTTGTATTGAGACTCCCCTAAAATGTGTGTATTAA
- a CDS encoding cytidylyltransferase domain-containing protein, translated as MDNIGTALLTVNCKERNVIIMKILFTICGRKGSKGVKSKNIKTFLGFPLAFYTASFIDLFIKRNNWVDSDIVLNTDSENLIDLFKNKLNMPIEIIERDPELAKDYVPKISVIKNCYDVMVERKKVSYDIVIDLDITSPLRRLRDLQSLIEKKLNSNADVVFSVTSARRNPYFNMVKKGENGYERVIESSFNARQEAPNVFDINGSMYAYSPDFLKSGKGLFDGICDIIEMRDTAVLDIDHENDFELMEVIAKYLYSSDNEYNCIRENINNILLKD; from the coding sequence ATGGATAACATTGGTACAGCATTGCTAACGGTAAATTGCAAAGAAAGGAATGTTATAATCATGAAAATATTATTTACCATATGCGGAAGAAAGGGTTCAAAGGGAGTAAAAAGTAAAAATATCAAAACCTTTTTGGGATTTCCATTAGCTTTTTATACTGCATCTTTTATCGATTTATTTATTAAGCGAAATAATTGGGTTGATAGTGACATTGTCTTAAATACAGATAGTGAAAATTTAATTGATTTATTTAAAAACAAATTGAATATGCCAATAGAGATTATAGAAAGAGACCCTGAACTTGCAAAGGATTATGTTCCTAAGATTTCTGTTATTAAAAACTGCTATGATGTTATGGTTGAAAGGAAAAAAGTAAGTTATGATATAGTAATTGATCTAGATATAACATCTCCGCTCAGAAGATTGAGGGATTTACAATCATTGATAGAGAAAAAGTTGAACTCCAATGCTGATGTTGTGTTCTCTGTTACAAGTGCAAGAAGAAATCCATATTTTAACATGGTCAAAAAGGGGGAAAACGGATATGAACGTGTGATAGAGTCTTCTTTTAATGCGCGACAGGAAGCTCCTAATGTATTTGACATAAATGGATCAATGTATGCTTATTCTCCTGATTTTCTTAAGAGTGGAAAAGGTCTATTCGATGGAATATGTGATATTATTGAGATGAGAGACACTGCTGTTTTGGATATAGATCATGAAAATGATTTCGAGTTGATGGAGGTAATTGCTAAATATCTATATAGTAGCGACAATGAATATAATTGTATTAGGGAGAATATTAACAATATTCTACTTAAAGATTAA